In Tachysurus fulvidraco isolate hzauxx_2018 chromosome 25, HZAU_PFXX_2.0, whole genome shotgun sequence, the following proteins share a genomic window:
- the LOC113649764 gene encoding FXYD domain-containing ion transport regulator 3-like, which translates to MAQILSIILITLFTLVSAEDPQQKDDPFTFDYHQLRVGGLIMAAVLCLIGITILFSGHCRCKFNQDKRRRTGSNAAAQQMLNDTARASDC; encoded by the exons ATGGCGCAGATTTTGTCAATCATCTTAATCACAC ttttCACCCTCGTCTCAGCCGAGGATCCGCAGCAAA AAGACGATCCCTTCACGTTCG attaTCACCAGCTGCGTGTTGGAGGGCTCATCATGGCTGCGGTGTTGTGTCTGATCGGCATTACTATCCTCTTCA GTGGACACTGCAGATGCAAGTTTAACCAGGACAAGAG GAGGAGGACAGGAAGTAACGCAGCCGCTCAACAGATGCTCAATGACACAG CACGAGCAAGTGATTGTTAA